One Cohnella candidum genomic region harbors:
- a CDS encoding DUF6612 family protein, producing MKMPVLPLFRYSSRSLLLAAVLTAAVLGGAGCSSSGASADPSSSSPPASSAATPQPSPSPEQSEAVKALKQAETAAKSLKNYYFKMDLTQHLTGESADSNSNVTVNSNGRVETSPLKLDQQVKSVIDEDTYDLRAILTPDAYYMYDKDLEGWSRTTKSDTAEMVKTLSDFQVDPDQALLDVQALGDGLRLEGDKITFEGNGAEAKAFLEKVLESTLGLSGLEQKVQDSIKLGSLKVEIVLDPVKRWPTSYRIDSTMTIEYEAGKPSTLKQTFWGTYSKPNAAEPVVVPAAAKDAPEIDSDVSGDDSE from the coding sequence ATGAAAATGCCCGTTCTGCCGCTCTTCCGATACTCGTCCCGCTCACTGCTGTTGGCAGCGGTATTGACCGCAGCGGTTCTCGGCGGCGCCGGCTGCTCATCTTCCGGAGCGTCCGCAGATCCGTCCTCTTCTTCCCCTCCCGCTTCTTCCGCGGCAACCCCGCAGCCTTCGCCGTCACCCGAACAGTCGGAAGCGGTCAAGGCGCTGAAACAGGCGGAAACGGCGGCGAAAAGCTTGAAGAATTATTATTTCAAAATGGACCTGACGCAGCATTTGACCGGAGAGAGCGCGGACAGCAATTCCAACGTTACCGTGAACTCGAACGGGCGCGTGGAGACCTCTCCTCTTAAGCTCGACCAGCAGGTAAAAAGCGTGATCGACGAAGATACTTATGATCTCAGGGCGATACTGACGCCGGATGCTTATTATATGTACGATAAGGATTTAGAGGGATGGAGCCGGACAACGAAAAGCGATACGGCCGAGATGGTCAAGACGCTGTCCGATTTCCAGGTGGATCCCGACCAAGCCCTGCTCGACGTCCAGGCTCTTGGGGACGGACTGCGTTTGGAAGGAGACAAAATCACATTCGAAGGCAACGGAGCCGAGGCAAAAGCTTTCCTCGAGAAGGTGCTCGAGAGCACGCTCGGCTTGTCCGGTCTGGAGCAGAAAGTGCAGGATAGCATCAAGCTCGGCAGCCTGAAGGTCGAAATCGTCCTCGATCCCGTTAAACGCTGGCCCACCTCGTACCGAATCGATTCGACCATGACGATTGAATATGAAGCCGGCAAACCATCCACGTTGAAGCAGACGTTTTGGGGCACGTACAGCAAGCCTAATGCGGCCGAACCCGTCGTCGTGCCGGCGGCAGCGAAAGACGCGCCCGAAATCGATTCCGATGTTTCAGGTGACGACAGCGAATAG
- a CDS encoding molybdopterin-dependent oxidoreductase, with protein MNRKKAGFGKQLAELHRWNAWIVLALAVSGVLLAWGAIRELGEGRIWIKQLHIALGVISGILIVLYVPLGRRHLKQIRQRPRQKGNLGFILFLLIGWLVSGIILWQLRHFPPRWANNARLVHQLLTYLGLPYILYHSVTRLKWMKQPGRRAVRTSDPALDPGQPIQGEWPASAGPEAPGPWMDRRQFLKITLGAALAVTVLPPFFRWLGSASGGAISISGGGEAAPDPDPNRMLPAPQPLPDSANVIGGGAEGRFEMYTVTRLPAFTSDMWSFTIDGLVEKPVIWNWEQFLAQKRIVQVSDFHCVTGWSVYRNTWEGIPLSRLLQEVGVKPGAKTVKFYSGDGVYTDALTLEQANMDDVMVAVLHDGKPIHRDYGGPVRLIVPKMYAYKSVKWLSRIELIDQEHIGYWEERGYDNDAWLKGKGVPL; from the coding sequence ATGAATCGCAAAAAAGCGGGGTTCGGCAAACAGCTGGCGGAGCTGCACCGCTGGAACGCGTGGATTGTCTTGGCGCTGGCCGTCAGCGGGGTGCTGCTGGCTTGGGGAGCGATTCGGGAGCTCGGCGAAGGCCGAATCTGGATCAAGCAGCTTCACATCGCGCTGGGCGTCATCTCCGGCATTTTGATCGTGTTGTACGTACCGCTCGGACGGCGCCACCTGAAGCAGATCAGGCAGCGTCCCCGGCAGAAGGGCAACTTGGGTTTCATCCTCTTTCTTCTCATCGGTTGGCTCGTATCCGGCATCATTCTCTGGCAGCTTCGCCACTTTCCGCCGCGGTGGGCGAACAACGCGCGTCTCGTCCATCAGTTGTTAACCTACTTAGGGCTGCCTTATATCTTGTATCATTCCGTCACGCGTTTGAAATGGATGAAGCAGCCCGGAAGGAGGGCGGTCCGGACGTCGGATCCCGCGTTGGATCCGGGGCAGCCGATTCAAGGCGAATGGCCGGCATCCGCGGGACCCGAAGCGCCCGGCCCTTGGATGGACCGCCGCCAGTTTCTCAAAATCACGCTCGGCGCGGCGCTGGCCGTAACCGTGCTGCCTCCGTTTTTCCGATGGCTGGGGTCGGCGTCCGGCGGCGCGATCTCCATCTCCGGCGGCGGCGAGGCTGCGCCCGATCCGGATCCGAACCGAATGCTGCCCGCGCCCCAGCCTCTTCCGGACTCGGCGAACGTCATCGGCGGAGGCGCGGAAGGACGCTTCGAGATGTACACCGTCACCAGGCTGCCTGCTTTCACTTCCGATATGTGGTCGTTCACGATCGACGGGCTGGTGGAGAAGCCGGTTATATGGAACTGGGAGCAGTTCCTCGCCCAGAAGCGCATCGTGCAGGTCAGCGATTTCCACTGCGTAACGGGCTGGTCGGTGTACCGCAACACTTGGGAAGGAATCCCGCTTTCTCGTTTATTGCAAGAGGTCGGGGTGAAGCCCGGCGCGAAGACGGTCAAGTTCTACTCCGGCGACGGAGTGTACACGGACGCGCTGACGCTCGAACAAGCGAACATGGATGACGTGATGGTGGCGGTGCTCCATGACGGCAAGCCCATCCACCGCGATTACGGCGGTCCCGTGCGGTTGATCGTTCCGAAAATGTACGCCTACAAGTCCGTAAAGTGGCTGAGCCGAATCGAGTTGATCGACCAAGAGCATATCGGTTATTGGGAGGAGCGGGGTTACGACAACGACGCCTGGCTGAAAGGCAAGGGAGTGCCCCTCTAA
- a CDS encoding sensor histidine kinase, with translation MKWRGVKLRPYLLAANAVSLVTVLGLLFFCYSRMILNREAFLWLGGATLAAGLLSFAVHYALIRPLERSVNRIGEASKEIASGAYGAEVPIVGPAEFRQLAGRFNGMSRRLAESFSRLRQAEISRRELVANVAHDLRTPLALLQSHAEALQDGVVRDEETVRRYLGTIRSESVRLAGLVQDLFELSAIDAGAEAYRPDKISLEDVLVETLNAYAPRLEGKRLEARVTLPEPTPIVETMDRSLRRIVGNLLDNAIRHSPEGGSILISAADIGGHLLVVRVQDEGEGVPEAERERIFERFYRADPSRRRDGSGGGLGLAIAKALAERHGGAIGVEPGPGTGSVFWFTVPLAVLSDTERRERA, from the coding sequence ATGAAATGGAGAGGCGTCAAGCTAAGGCCCTACTTGCTCGCCGCGAACGCCGTCAGCTTGGTCACGGTCCTCGGGCTGCTGTTCTTCTGCTACAGCCGGATGATCCTGAACCGCGAAGCCTTCCTCTGGCTGGGCGGCGCCACGCTGGCGGCGGGGCTGTTGTCCTTCGCGGTCCATTACGCGCTCATACGGCCGCTGGAACGATCGGTGAACCGCATCGGAGAAGCTTCCAAGGAGATCGCGTCAGGGGCTTACGGCGCCGAAGTTCCGATCGTCGGCCCGGCGGAATTCCGCCAGTTGGCCGGACGTTTCAACGGAATGAGCCGGCGGCTGGCCGAGAGCTTTTCCCGCCTTCGCCAAGCCGAGATCTCGCGCCGCGAGCTCGTGGCCAACGTCGCGCACGATCTCAGGACCCCGCTTGCGTTGCTGCAATCGCATGCGGAAGCCCTTCAGGACGGCGTGGTGCGGGATGAAGAGACGGTCCGGCGTTATTTGGGAACGATTCGGTCGGAATCAGTCCGGCTGGCGGGCTTGGTCCAGGACTTGTTCGAGTTATCCGCCATCGACGCGGGAGCCGAGGCTTACCGCCCGGATAAGATCAGCTTGGAGGACGTGCTGGTCGAAACCTTGAACGCGTACGCGCCCAGGCTTGAGGGGAAACGGCTGGAGGCCAGGGTTACGCTGCCCGAACCGACTCCCATCGTCGAGACGATGGACCGGAGCCTGCGGAGGATCGTCGGCAACCTGCTGGACAACGCCATCCGGCATTCTCCCGAGGGAGGATCGATCCTCATATCGGCGGCGGACATCGGCGGACATCTGTTGGTCGTCCGCGTGCAGGATGAAGGAGAAGGCGTACCGGAAGCGGAGCGGGAGCGGATTTTCGAACGCTTTTACCGGGCGGACCCGAGCCGGCGCAGGGACGGAAGCGGCGGAGGGTTGGGTCTCGCCATCGCCAAGGCGTTGGCAGAGCGGCATGGAGGAGCAATCGGCGTCGAGCCCGGTCCGGGGACGGGAAGCGTCTTCTGGTTCACCGTTCCGCTCGCCGTCTTGTCTGATACGGAAAGGAGGGAAAGGGCATGA
- a CDS encoding response regulator transcription factor, translated as MPGETVLVADDERDITDVCRRYLEREGYRVLTAGDGLETLSLWEEHRPDLVVVDLMMPGKSGWDVCAAIRDREDIPIVMLTARGEESDRLLGLTLGADDYLTKPFSPRELVLRVRNILRRSAKERPASAGSPSAPAETRLEERHFQGLSLFPAQRRVALDGREAELTVKEFDLLHWFVRHPGQVFSRNQLLSRVWDVDFEGDTTTVTVHIRRLREKIEPEPSEPQWIKTVWGIGYKFEGRPLP; from the coding sequence ATGCCGGGGGAAACGGTGCTGGTGGCGGATGACGAACGCGACATTACCGACGTGTGCCGCCGCTATTTGGAGCGGGAGGGCTACCGCGTCCTGACGGCGGGCGACGGCTTGGAGACGTTGTCCCTGTGGGAGGAGCATCGGCCCGATCTGGTCGTCGTCGACCTCATGATGCCGGGCAAGTCCGGCTGGGACGTCTGCGCCGCCATTCGGGACCGCGAAGATATTCCGATCGTCATGCTGACGGCGCGCGGGGAAGAGAGCGACCGGCTGCTCGGCCTCACGCTGGGCGCCGACGATTATTTGACGAAGCCGTTCAGTCCGCGGGAGCTCGTCCTCCGGGTTCGGAACATTTTACGGAGGTCCGCCAAAGAAAGGCCGGCTTCCGCGGGCAGCCCAAGCGCACCTGCGGAAACTCGGTTGGAGGAGAGGCACTTCCAGGGGCTTTCCTTGTTTCCGGCCCAGCGCAGGGTCGCCTTGGACGGGCGCGAAGCCGAGTTGACGGTGAAGGAGTTCGACTTGCTGCACTGGTTCGTCCGGCATCCGGGCCAAGTGTTCTCGCGGAACCAGCTGCTCAGCCGCGTGTGGGACGTGGATTTCGAGGGAGACACCACGACGGTGACGGTGCACATCCGCCGGCTCCGCGAGAAGATCGAGCCTGAGCCGTCGGAGCCCCAATGGATCAAAACCGTGTGGGGAATCGGCTATAAATTCGAAGGAAGGCCGCTTCCATGA
- a CDS encoding cation:proton antiporter encodes MESQATEMIHHLFLLFLIIVTTGVVAGKLAEWLRLPDVAMFIVAGMVIGQGLHWVNEMSTSVTNQLILVGGSALILFDGGRNIRLKGLRKVGLTVGLLSVPGVLITVAATGAAIHYIFGIDWLYSLLAAAVIASTDPASIIPVFRQVRIRDKVRETVESESAFNDATGSIVTFALLAAVTGKQALEAGPMIGEFLKTALGGIVVGVVLAFVVMYLVGHVRIGVFGDYTGIAMLVLALAAYVIGDLLHVSGFMATFVAGLIWGNASTFGVHLAHKETEMTHLAENLTVIMRMLIFVLLGSQVDFGLLAEYWWQSLLAVLVLMFVARPLTVYACALPDRKAEWAGKELLFMVWVRETGVIPAALSGMIAASGIPHADVIASVTFMAIMLTILLQASTTAWAARKLGLEVKG; translated from the coding sequence ATGGAAAGCCAAGCGACGGAAATGATCCATCATTTGTTTTTGCTGTTCCTCATCATCGTCACGACCGGCGTGGTGGCGGGCAAACTGGCGGAATGGCTACGGCTTCCCGACGTCGCGATGTTCATCGTGGCGGGCATGGTCATTGGGCAGGGCCTTCATTGGGTAAACGAAATGAGCACGTCCGTAACCAACCAGCTCATCTTGGTCGGGGGTTCGGCGCTGATTCTGTTCGACGGGGGCAGAAACATTCGGCTGAAAGGGCTGCGGAAAGTCGGGCTCACCGTGGGGCTGCTCAGCGTGCCGGGCGTGCTCATCACGGTCGCGGCCACCGGGGCCGCCATCCATTACATATTCGGGATCGATTGGTTGTATTCGCTGCTGGCTGCCGCCGTTATCGCTTCCACGGACCCGGCGTCGATCATTCCCGTATTCCGGCAAGTCCGGATCCGCGACAAAGTCCGGGAGACGGTGGAAAGCGAATCCGCCTTCAATGACGCGACCGGCTCGATCGTGACGTTCGCCTTGCTTGCGGCCGTGACGGGCAAGCAAGCGCTGGAAGCGGGGCCGATGATCGGGGAGTTTTTGAAAACGGCTCTCGGAGGTATCGTCGTCGGCGTGGTTTTGGCATTCGTAGTGATGTACCTGGTCGGGCATGTCCGCATCGGCGTATTCGGCGACTATACGGGCATCGCCATGCTGGTGCTGGCGCTGGCGGCTTACGTCATCGGCGATCTGCTGCACGTGAGCGGTTTTATGGCGACGTTCGTCGCCGGCTTGATCTGGGGCAACGCCTCGACGTTCGGCGTCCATCTCGCGCATAAAGAAACGGAAATGACCCATCTGGCCGAAAATTTGACGGTCATCATGCGCATGCTGATTTTCGTGCTGCTGGGCAGTCAGGTCGATTTCGGCTTGCTGGCCGAATACTGGTGGCAAAGCCTGCTTGCGGTGCTCGTGCTGATGTTCGTCGCGAGGCCTCTTACGGTGTATGCTTGCGCCTTGCCGGACCGAAAAGCCGAGTGGGCGGGCAAGGAGCTGCTGTTCATGGTTTGGGTGCGGGAGACGGGCGTCATCCCCGCCGCGTTGTCGGGCATGATCGCGGCGAGCGGCATTCCTCACGCAGACGTGATTGCTTCCGTAACGTTCATGGCCATCATGCTGACGATCCTGCTGCAGGCGAGCACCACGGCATGGGCGGCCCGCAAGCTGGGGTTGGAAGTGAAGGGTTAA
- a CDS encoding TrkH family potassium uptake protein, whose amino-acid sequence MFAGLFDLSKWSPPRFLVCGFAVIILLGGLVLSLPVSSAQGTSLRYLDAVFTATSATCVTGLVVVDTGTYYSIFGQVVLLLLIQIGGLGFMTMATLFALVLRKRISLRERMILQEAMNQPSMQGIVQLIRRVFRYSVAIEAAGALLFTLRWSLDMPIGRAAYFGVFHAVSFFNNAGFDLFGEYHSLTTYAEDPMVNLIAMALIVLGGLGFVVLADLLEYPKSRCLSLHSKIVLCMTGILIVSGAIAVFAFEYGNTLGPLGGTGKILASFFQSVTARTAGANTVDISALHQATLFFVIFLMFVGAAPGSTAGGIKVTTFATLVGGVHAMVRGKDDIVFFRYRLARGRLLKALTITMLAMALIAAVTMALCVTENAAFIRVFFETVSAFATVGLSTGLTPDLSDAGRVLIACMMFAGRLGPLTLAYALGPKSEKELYRYPEGKLIIG is encoded by the coding sequence GTGTTCGCCGGATTGTTCGATCTGTCCAAATGGTCTCCGCCGCGTTTTCTCGTCTGCGGATTCGCGGTTATTATTCTGCTCGGCGGGCTCGTCTTATCCCTGCCCGTCTCCTCCGCGCAAGGAACCTCTCTCCGTTATCTGGACGCCGTATTCACCGCCACTTCCGCCACCTGCGTGACCGGATTGGTCGTCGTCGACACGGGCACGTATTACTCCATTTTCGGCCAAGTCGTCCTCCTGCTCCTGATCCAGATCGGCGGGCTCGGCTTCATGACCATGGCCACCCTCTTTGCGCTCGTGCTCCGGAAACGGATTTCGCTGCGGGAACGGATGATTTTGCAGGAGGCGATGAACCAGCCGAGCATGCAGGGAATCGTTCAGCTGATCCGCCGGGTGTTCCGTTACTCCGTCGCCATCGAAGCCGCGGGCGCTTTGCTGTTCACCCTCAGGTGGTCTCTCGACATGCCGATCGGGCGAGCGGCGTACTTCGGCGTTTTCCACGCGGTCTCGTTTTTCAACAACGCAGGGTTCGATCTGTTCGGGGAGTATCACAGCTTAACCACGTACGCGGAAGATCCCATGGTGAACTTGATCGCGATGGCCTTGATCGTATTGGGCGGCCTCGGGTTCGTGGTCCTGGCGGATTTGCTGGAGTATCCCAAGTCCCGCTGTTTGTCGCTTCATTCCAAAATCGTGCTCTGCATGACGGGAATCCTCATCGTTTCGGGAGCGATTGCCGTCTTCGCGTTCGAGTACGGAAATACGCTTGGGCCGCTAGGCGGCACCGGCAAAATCCTGGCGTCTTTCTTCCAATCCGTAACCGCGAGGACGGCCGGGGCGAATACGGTCGACATCTCCGCCCTTCATCAGGCGACGTTGTTCTTCGTCATCTTCCTCATGTTCGTGGGTGCCGCCCCGGGATCGACGGCCGGAGGCATTAAAGTGACCACTTTCGCGACGCTCGTGGGCGGCGTTCACGCGATGGTGCGCGGCAAGGACGACATCGTCTTTTTCCGCTATCGGCTTGCCCGCGGCAGGCTGCTCAAAGCCCTGACCATCACGATGCTGGCGATGGCGCTGATCGCGGCGGTTACCATGGCGTTGTGCGTGACGGAGAATGCGGCGTTCATCCGCGTATTCTTCGAAACCGTCTCCGCTTTCGCGACGGTCGGATTGTCAACGGGACTGACGCCCGATCTCAGCGACGCGGGCCGGGTCCTGATCGCGTGCATGATGTTCGCCGGGAGGCTCGGTCCGTTAACGCTGGCTTACGCGCTCGGCCCCAAGTCCGAGAAAGAGTTGTACCGTTATCCGGAAGGGAAGCTCATCATCGGGTAA